In Desulfosediminicola ganghwensis, a single window of DNA contains:
- a CDS encoding AP2 domain-containing protein → MEEDKKQKFLLEKHKDIARIDQESKRTHGWYVRVRFLGKTHSKFFSDKKCGGRYSSLLSAISWRDKIEKKLGKIRTNKHMVTVSNSSTGVVGVRLNEKLNRYEVSWVTHQGKQGKTSVSIRKHGKKAAFAKACAIRQEKERARLEYTM, encoded by the coding sequence ATGGAAGAAGACAAAAAACAGAAGTTTCTATTGGAAAAGCATAAGGACATAGCACGCATTGATCAGGAGTCCAAGCGTACCCATGGCTGGTATGTAAGGGTTCGTTTTCTGGGGAAAACACATTCGAAATTCTTTTCTGATAAGAAATGTGGCGGTCGCTATTCAAGTTTGTTGTCTGCAATTTCATGGCGGGACAAAATTGAAAAAAAGTTGGGCAAGATTCGTACCAACAAACATATGGTTACTGTCTCAAATTCCAGTACGGGTGTGGTTGGTGTGCGTCTGAATGAAAAACTGAATAGATATGAGGTGAGCTGGGTTACCCATCAGGGTAAGCAGGGCAAGACTTCGGTTTCTATCAGAAAACATGGCAAGAAGGCCGCCTTTGCAAAGGCTTGTGCCATTCGCCAGGAAAAAGAACGAGCTCGGCTCGAATACACGATGTGA
- the rplU gene encoding 50S ribosomal protein L21 → MYAIVRTGGKQYQVACGDNIRVEKLEGAIGDTVALEDVLMVVEGEEVKIGKPQLDNAQVVAKIAEQGKAKKVIVFKKKRRKGYRLKKGHRQSYTALQIEEIKA, encoded by the coding sequence ATGTATGCAATAGTTCGCACCGGCGGTAAACAGTATCAGGTAGCTTGCGGCGATAACATTCGTGTTGAAAAACTCGAAGGCGCAATTGGTGATACCGTAGCCCTTGAAGACGTACTGATGGTTGTTGAAGGCGAGGAAGTCAAAATTGGCAAGCCTCAGCTCGACAACGCTCAGGTAGTTGCCAAGATCGCCGAGCAGGGTAAGGCTAAAAAAGTAATTGTTTTCAAGAAAAAGCGTCGTAAAGGCTATCGCCTCAAGAAAGGACACAGACAGTCCTACACTGCACTGCAGATTGAGGAAATCAAAGCCTGA
- the rpmA gene encoding 50S ribosomal protein L27 produces the protein MAHKKAGGSSRNGRDSAGQRRGVKRFGGEAVKAGSIIVRQLGTKIHPGTNVGCGRDYTLFAKVDGVVTFEEFGKDKKRVSVYPAV, from the coding sequence ATGGCACATAAGAAAGCTGGTGGTAGTTCGAGAAACGGACGTGACAGTGCAGGTCAGAGACGTGGAGTAAAAAGATTCGGTGGTGAAGCAGTGAAGGCTGGTAGCATTATTGTTCGTCAGCTTGGCACCAAGATTCACCCGGGAACCAACGTAGGCTGTGGTCGTGACTACACTCTTTTTGCCAAGGTTGACGGTGTTGTAACATTTGAGGAATTCGGTAAAGATAAGAAGCGTGTAAGCGTTTATCCTGCCGTATAA